From one Lactiplantibacillus paraplantarum genomic stretch:
- a CDS encoding CPBP family intramembrane glutamic endopeptidase produces MLQKNLRFIGNLLIVSVLSVIIVNISSLPVYIYLITANWFTLLVSFSLYAVIIIFLYNIYKSTAELRQFDFRPWRARLNKRALLLMVIGAVVIVALAFGYDKLTAVWHITESGNERALDLLLRKNPVAMTLDAVIFGPIAEELSFRGFFFSYVLSDQYLDRGYQVATVVINGLLFGYLHSGNSLVPLAYYTLFGMVLGTTYLLSKRDIRVNSVAHMLANLGILWLFPS; encoded by the coding sequence ATGCTACAGAAGAATTTACGTTTTATCGGTAATTTACTAATTGTGAGTGTGCTGAGTGTCATTATTGTCAATATCAGTTCCTTACCCGTGTATATTTACTTGATTACGGCCAATTGGTTTACGCTGTTAGTTAGCTTCAGTTTATATGCCGTGATTATCATTTTCTTGTACAATATCTACAAGTCGACTGCGGAATTACGGCAATTTGATTTTCGACCGTGGCGAGCACGGCTAAATAAACGGGCCTTGCTACTCATGGTAATCGGCGCAGTCGTTATCGTGGCACTTGCTTTTGGCTATGATAAGCTGACGGCGGTATGGCACATTACTGAATCGGGTAATGAACGCGCATTAGATTTACTGTTGCGGAAAAATCCGGTAGCGATGACACTCGATGCCGTCATTTTTGGCCCAATCGCTGAGGAGCTGAGTTTCAGGGGCTTTTTCTTTAGCTACGTCTTGTCAGACCAATATCTTGACCGGGGGTACCAGGTGGCTACCGTTGTTATCAACGGACTTCTTTTTGGTTATCTGCATAGCGGGAATAGCTTGGTGCCATTAGCATATTACACGCTATTCGGCATGGTGCTGGGGACCACCTACTTATTATCTAAGCGTGATATTCGTGTGAATAGCGTGGCACATATGTTGGCAAATCTAGGGATACTCTGGCTGTTTCCTAGCTAA
- a CDS encoding CPBP family intramembrane glutamic endopeptidase, with the protein MVQQNVKFIGRLLLASLLAAIVMGLSTAPIDILTLKYNWITVTIFLVVYLFAIYLFYRIYLESVTNNHFKITQITAKPSVRQLVITVLAMVVMLILAAVQVKFVSDAVYPVAENVADLQALSQRSPILMALALGIFAPICEELIIRGNFFSYALAERFDQPRYQLVTVIVNGVLFGLLRGGFSWMQLLYYTVMGLVLAATYILSGRDIRVNSVVHVTANLGIILMG; encoded by the coding sequence ATGGTGCAACAAAACGTCAAATTTATTGGTAGATTACTACTTGCCAGTTTATTAGCAGCAATCGTGATGGGGCTTAGTACGGCGCCCATCGATATTTTAACACTCAAGTATAACTGGATAACGGTGACGATCTTCTTGGTCGTTTACCTGTTTGCAATTTATTTATTCTATCGAATTTATCTGGAATCAGTTACTAATAATCATTTTAAGATTACGCAAATAACTGCTAAGCCGAGTGTGCGTCAATTAGTGATTACGGTACTGGCAATGGTGGTCATGCTGATCTTGGCAGCAGTGCAAGTTAAATTTGTTAGTGATGCTGTTTATCCGGTCGCGGAGAATGTTGCTGACTTGCAAGCACTGTCGCAGCGCTCACCGATATTGATGGCGTTGGCCCTGGGTATTTTTGCACCGATTTGCGAGGAATTAATTATTCGCGGCAATTTCTTCAGTTATGCGCTGGCGGAACGTTTTGATCAGCCGCGCTATCAACTAGTTACCGTTATCGTTAACGGCGTGTTGTTTGGTTTACTGCGTGGCGGTTTTAGTTGGATGCAGTTGTTATACTATACGGTTATGGGTCTCGTACTCGCGGCAACCTACATATTATCTGGCCGGGATATTCGAGTCAACAGTGTCGTGCACGTCACCGCTAATCTGGGAATCATTTTAATGGGGTAA
- a CDS encoding CPBP family intramembrane glutamic endopeptidase, with protein sequence MAHSNKQFIINLVIASLISLALVSFSMAPAYLFLIKNNWIMITIGFLIYALEVWGLYWLYRHTARVRHYQVATLKSRVNIAQLGTVIVAMLAMVVLIIVDIKLSAILNIPETSNSQSLVWMFGEAPLPMIVSVVIFSPICEELIFRGIFFSYALTDQYNHRNYQMIAVVINSLIFASVHVDANWEPWIYYTLMGSILGTTYLLAKRDIRTNILVHMGTNLAVFALTAIS encoded by the coding sequence ATGGCACACTCAAATAAACAATTCATCATTAACCTAGTCATTGCCAGTCTAATCAGCTTAGCGTTGGTGAGCTTTAGTATGGCACCGGCGTATCTTTTCCTAATTAAGAATAATTGGATTATGATCACGATTGGTTTTTTAATCTATGCCTTGGAGGTTTGGGGGCTATATTGGCTTTATCGGCATACAGCACGAGTTAGGCATTACCAAGTCGCGACGTTGAAGTCCCGGGTGAACATTGCACAATTAGGAACTGTGATTGTTGCGATGCTGGCAATGGTCGTGCTCATTATTGTTGATATTAAATTGAGCGCAATATTAAATATTCCCGAGACCAGCAATTCGCAGTCGCTGGTGTGGATGTTTGGTGAAGCACCGCTTCCCATGATTGTTTCTGTCGTGATATTTTCCCCCATTTGTGAGGAATTGATTTTTCGCGGTATCTTTTTCAGCTACGCGTTAACGGACCAATATAATCACCGCAATTATCAGATGATCGCGGTTGTTATTAATAGCTTAATATTTGCAAGTGTCCATGTTGATGCAAATTGGGAGCCGTGGATTTATTATACGTTAATGGGGAGCATCTTGGGGACAACTTATTTGTTGGCTAAGCGCGATATTAGAACGAATATTCTGGTGCACATGGGGACTAATTTGGCAGTTTTCGCGTTGACAGCCATTAGTTAA
- a CDS encoding CPBP family intramembrane glutamic endopeptidase, with translation MVARLIRVFGYALAGLGLFIFIQLPVLADGYWNWWGERPQQINIGYHWLALVVLTVGVAVVLVRCYHHYFEMPVLLGHFSWSMMRLAALVAVVVVVIQMGVSALLVSPTETQNVEIMALIHSPLGLLTLVCTNIVSPVLEELLFRGIVQNTLRRYLPVLGAIMLTNAVFALGHGYQLASTLGIFITGCGFSWLVLKTKQLSTAMGCHILVNWLVTLINMMWG, from the coding sequence ATGGTTGCTCGATTGATCAGGGTATTTGGTTATGCGTTAGCGGGTTTAGGGCTATTTATATTCATTCAATTACCGGTGTTAGCGGATGGCTATTGGAATTGGTGGGGTGAGCGCCCGCAACAAATCAACATCGGCTATCATTGGTTAGCATTAGTCGTTTTAACCGTTGGTGTTGCGGTCGTACTAGTACGTTGCTATCACCATTATTTTGAGATGCCAGTCCTGTTAGGGCATTTCTCTTGGTCAATGATGAGGCTGGCTGCTTTAGTGGCAGTGGTGGTCGTGGTGATTCAAATGGGGGTAAGTGCTCTGCTAGTCAGTCCAACTGAAACACAAAATGTTGAAATCATGGCGCTGATCCACAGTCCATTAGGGTTATTAACATTAGTGTGCACAAACATCGTTAGCCCCGTACTTGAAGAATTACTTTTCCGTGGAATTGTTCAAAATACGCTGCGACGATACTTACCAGTATTAGGCGCGATTATGCTGACAAACGCAGTGTTCGCACTCGGCCATGGTTATCAGTTAGCCAGTACACTGGGCATTTTCATTACAGGGTGTGGTTTTTCATGGTTAGTACTCAAAACAAAACAGCTGAGTACCGCGATGGGATGTCATATACTGGTGAACTGGCTGGTCACACTTATTAACATGATGTGGGGATAA
- a CDS encoding HlyD family secretion protein: protein MRKDLLESGEFYGIRFQNFSTLLIIPVTLLLIGTILFSLVAKREIVINGTGTVQPTGTVPVIQATVNSAIKKNYLVEGARVKKGQKLLVYTNVFNRNKLREDNVSKRQLQRQVTALDHFKDGINTDSDVFPTTDEFGYRELLQSYLKQRQIYLTENQMLAAKSSAASTKKATLTKTAQQVVSNTKTNLDAYQALYNVVANGGKYANSAKYAYVFAEYDAKSKDTNNANDKKEVKSATLADIQQQIDTLQDSLSSAKVQLEELQDFDDTKYSVETNSTKLAMLKNDQLSEVAEKRMKAEQELRTVKADIDSLTTQTKSYTIKATKAGVLHVADNYRGAKYVSSGAEIAKILPIIKQQRRVNVKLYISTADISSVKVKQAIRFKVTRNVPKPIILDGVVTKIGVSPVEESKATFYEVTAAVPITADQAQLLRYGMIGQTAIITGKVTWFDYYKDKVLDNN, encoded by the coding sequence ATGAGAAAAGACCTGCTAGAAAGTGGCGAGTTTTACGGGATTCGGTTTCAAAATTTTTCAACATTATTAATTATTCCAGTGACGCTATTGTTAATTGGCACGATTCTGTTTTCACTCGTAGCTAAGCGCGAGATTGTTATTAATGGTACCGGGACTGTTCAACCGACCGGAACGGTTCCGGTGATTCAAGCGACTGTCAATAGTGCCATCAAAAAGAATTATTTAGTTGAAGGTGCGCGAGTGAAGAAGGGCCAAAAGCTATTGGTTTATACTAACGTTTTTAATCGCAATAAATTACGTGAAGATAATGTTAGCAAACGGCAATTGCAACGCCAAGTAACAGCCTTGGATCATTTTAAAGATGGCATCAATACTGACAGTGATGTTTTTCCAACGACCGATGAATTTGGGTACCGAGAACTATTGCAAAGTTATTTAAAACAGCGTCAAATCTATTTAACAGAGAATCAAATGTTGGCGGCAAAATCGAGCGCTGCTAGCACTAAGAAAGCCACGCTAACGAAGACCGCGCAACAAGTGGTATCAAATACTAAGACCAATCTGGATGCTTATCAGGCCTTATACAATGTGGTGGCTAATGGTGGCAAGTACGCTAATAGTGCCAAGTATGCTTATGTTTTTGCTGAGTATGACGCTAAGTCAAAGGATACCAACAACGCAAACGATAAAAAAGAAGTTAAATCCGCAACGTTAGCAGACATTCAACAGCAGATAGATACACTTCAGGATTCGTTGTCCTCAGCTAAAGTGCAGTTAGAAGAATTACAAGACTTTGATGATACGAAGTACAGTGTTGAGACTAACAGTACCAAATTAGCCATGTTAAAGAATGATCAGTTAAGCGAAGTCGCTGAGAAACGAATGAAAGCCGAGCAAGAGTTACGGACCGTGAAAGCAGATATTGATAGCTTAACGACACAAACAAAATCTTACACGATCAAGGCGACCAAAGCCGGCGTCCTACACGTTGCAGACAATTACCGTGGTGCAAAGTACGTTAGTTCAGGAGCTGAAATCGCTAAAATTTTACCGATAATCAAGCAACAACGGCGAGTGAACGTTAAGCTATATATTTCGACGGCGGATATTTCTTCCGTTAAAGTCAAGCAAGCCATTAGATTCAAAGTCACGCGGAACGTACCGAAGCCAATTATTTTGGATGGTGTGGTCACAAAGATTGGGGTCTCACCAGTCGAGGAGAGTAAAGCGACTTTTTATGAAGTGACAGCGGCCGTTCCGATTACAGCCGATCAGGCACAGTTACTACGCTACGGGATGATTGGGCAAACGGCGATTATTACGGGCAAGGTGACTTGGTTTGATTATTATAAAGATAAGGTGCTGGATAATAATTGA